A section of the Ogataea parapolymorpha DL-1 chromosome II, whole genome shotgun sequence genome encodes:
- a CDS encoding Protein SKG3, with protein MSSLKKLFRRKKAASSQSLPETRSPLASQAAGSELKVPQSVPLSGTRTYSDSLRNSRNPRRSMTPDSKRLSSLPTTFLRQGNNPTPRSLSLGNTVTDLSENIAKLPEELVPVVTLLHAQQARSYCEMNVRVPVEDDQISTSVSKMSWAYVSAKLSGTELAIWEVDSITSQELRNDDNGGFKPVYINLLDAQYVYLSEGEIHEIKIILTESKAYLLRFDSKNDLDYFYAALLLAQFENRQLQESFTGALFSSKAIHFSDIRTLLAPSNNNLREEWCVLRFPFLNDKWIRCYVVVTPNVGSKKPGNVKIYTSTSKNKKHLLASIKNARSCVAVYPENPEFIDNNSLIRLNGQIYINQQLLEKVVSGEVDTSAHSHSRSRSGSGVVRKLSNSSLMSARNRDMQKSPNHSRSGSLQKTGFHKRVSSTLSMDSNKKKIDLKEVDFVYLIPESHSGVKPTEIMIRLLIPLMNSFRLYGRPNKFISSRDNRDSLLFGLPQLPHTQYLDNEIAYQLVSLNIANSLAEEWSGWDWMQVFKEMVFHKMATGWQGSGSLIETFKDGMVYSKAKLEEYENFDESFEDPIEDFVDLADSKSDSLELIPPPSLTSPLVNQHDSPQSNYYNAVESPNLDSYDRVAPATVPA; from the coding sequence CAAAGTCTACCGGAAACAAGATCTCCCCTGGCTTCCCAGGCTGCAGGGTCGGAACTGAAGGTGCCTCAATCTGTGCCTTTGTCAGGGACGAGAACGTACTCCGATTCGCTTCGGAACTCAAGGAACCCACGCAGAAGCATGACCCCAGACTCCAAAAGGCTTTCCTCGCTACCCACCACCTTTTTGAGACAAGGAAACAATCCCACACCCCGTTCGCTTTCGCTGGGAAACACAGTCACAGATCTCTCAGAAAATATAGCCAAACTGCCAGAAGAATTAGTGCCTGTGGTCACTCTTCTTCATGCACAGCAGGCCCGCTCGTACTGCGAGATGAATGTCCGGGTTCCTGTCGAGGACGATCAAATTTCCACCTCCGTTTCAAAAATGTCGTGGGCGTATGTCAGTGCAAAATTAAGCGGAACAGAGCTCGCGATTTGGGAAGTCGATTCCATCACATCACAAGAGCTCCGAAACGACGACAATGGCGGCTTCAAGCCCGTCTACATCAACCTATTAGACGCTCAGTACGTGTACCTTAGCGAGGGCGAAATAcatgaaataaaaattatTCTTACAGAGTCCAAGGCGTACCTGCTAAGATTTGACTCCAAGAACGACCTTGACTACTTTTATGCTGCGCTTCTGCTGGCGCAATTCGAAAACAGACAGCTCCAAGAAAGCTTCACAGgtgctcttttttcgaGCAAAGCAAtccatttttcagataTCCGTACTCTACTTGCCCCTTCCAACAACAACTTAAGAGAAGAATGGTGTGTCCTACGGTTTCCATTTTTAAATGACAAGTGGATAAGGTGCTATGTGGTGGTAACCCCCAACGTGGGTTCTAAGAAACCGGGCAATGTGAAAATATACACCTCAACGTCCAAGAATAAAAAACATCTGTTGGCTTCGATCAAAAATGCCCGCTCGTGCGTGGCAGTGTACCCGGAAAATCCCGAATTCATCGACAACAACTCGCTGATCCGCTTGAACGGCCAAATATACATCAACCAGCAGTTGCTTGAGAAAGTGGTGTCTGGAGAGGTGGACACTTCCGCACATAGCCATTCGCGGAGCAGGTCCGGTTCTGGAGTTGTCAGGAAGCTGTCGaactcgtcgctgatgtCGGCAAGAAATAGAGACATGCAGAAATCGCCTAATCACTCGCGTTCCGGCTCACTTCAGAAGACCGGTTTCCACAAGAGAGTGAGCTCCACGCTCTCAATGGACTCgaacaagaagaagattgatCTCAAGGAAGTGGACTTTGTGTACCTGATTCCAGAGTCGCACTCCGGAGTCAAGCCTACAGAAATTATGATCAGGCTACTGATTCCGCTCATGAACTCGTTCAGACTCTATGGAAGACCGAACAAATTTATTTCCAGCCGTGACAACCGAGACTCGTTGCTCTTTGGGCTGCCTCAGCTGCCACATACCCAGTACCtggacaacgagatcgCGTACCAGCTGGTTTCCCTCAACATTGCCAATTCGCTGGCCGAAGAATGGAGTGGGTGGGACTGGATGCAAgtgttcaaggagatggTGTTCCACAAGATGGCTACGGGATGGCAAGGCTCCGGCTCGCTCATTGAAACATTCAAGGATGGAATGGTATACAGCAAGGCGAAATTGGAGGAGTACGAGAACTTTGACGAGAGCTTTGAAGATCCTATCGAAGACTTCGTTGATTTGGCAGACTCCAAGTCCGACTCTCTGGAATTGATCCCACCCCCAAGCTTGACAAGTCCCCTTGTAAACCAGCATGATTCCCCTCAGAGCAACTATTACAACGCCGTCGAGAGTCCGAACCTGGACTCGTACGACCGCGTGGCTCCCGCAACCGTGCCGGCCTAA
- a CDS encoding putative beta-adaptin (clathrin assembly protein complex 2 large beta chain), whose product MASSNLYTRVRAAEIVNELRANEKKSRSAVFRKTALKKIVANMTLGNNEMVGLSNEVLAITLDLANDTEAKRLGYLFFSTYYPQRPHDCVNLLPLLEKDFQSESAVLRSLSIRTLATIQIPEFLAKASVLVCEAMDDKDPHVRKTGVYAVSRIYGRAPEEVRQQFLKGLNRLLHDPTVFVVAAAVDCLRDLVENHDGLQFSIDRNNCFRIVELLAGCDEWSQVSLLNSVMAFVPQTEADAISLAEKCIPLLQHGNSSVVLNALKVIVYLSNYVRNFVDVLPAITKRVSGCISNLMSKPAEIQFLTMRNVILLLLDKAELLELQVSMFFCQFDDPVYIKDTKLELIFLLANESNISLVLRELEEYALEIDDQMVRKSIRAIGNLAIKIPSVADRSIEVLSGLLASSLPHIVQEVAIILKDILRKYPGKYLYLIDLLVQNVDLLTDSDSRGSFIWILGEYCNSIPGSADILQKLYANFDNEPTQVQLTTLTALVKTYLCLPSKQTETLVLDVLRKTTEEANEPDLRERAFFYWRLLSSHKDIKDIVKPVLPIIEVSSDKLPPEILEELELNIGSLASIYLRPVQQVFRLSKPRRLPVSPALTRTESRDSSVPFSSPVSRNTSATSVYK is encoded by the coding sequence ATGGCGTCTTCCAATTTGTACACGCGAGTGCGGGCCGCGGAGATTGTGAACGAGCTGCGCGCGAATGAGAAAAAGTCGCGTTCGGCGGTGTTCCGCAAGACCGCTCTCAAGAAGATCGTGGCGAATATGACTTTGGGCAACAACGAAATGGTTGGACTTTCCAACGAGGTTTTGGCGATAACGCTCGACCTGGCAAACGATACCGAAGCGAAGCGTCTCGGATACTTATTTTTTAGTACCTACTATCCCCAGAGGCCACATGATTGCGTCAATTTACTGCcgttgctggaaaaagacttCCAGAGCGAATCTGCTGTGCTCCGCTCCTTAAGCATACGCACTCTCGCAACAATCCAAATCCCAGAGTTTTTGGCCAAGGCAAGCGTGCTGGTATGCGAGGCAATGGACGACAAGGACCCGCATGTGCGCAAAACGGGAGTCTACGCTGTTTCTCGGATCTATGGCCGTGCTCCAGAAGAGGTCCGACAACAGTTCCTGAAGGGTCTAAATCGGCTTCTGCACGATCCAACGGTTTTCGTAGTTGCAGCGGCAGTGGACTGTCTGCGTgatctggtggaaaatcACGACGGATTACAATTTTCGATCGACCGGAACAACTGTTTCCGGATCGTGGAGCTGCTTGCTGGGTGCGACGAGTGGAGTCAGGTCAGTCTTCTGAACTCCGTAATGGCGTTTGTGCCGCAGACGGAGGCTGACGCGATTTCTCTGGCAGAGAAGTGCATTCCGTTGCTACAACACGGCAACTCGAGTGTCGTGCTCAACGCTCTCAAGGTGATTGTCTATCTGAGCAACTACGTGCGAAATTTTGTAGATGTTCTTCCGGCAATCACGAAGCGGGTTTCTGGATGCATATCGAATCTCATGTCCAAGCCTGCCGAGATCCAATTTCTGACCATGCGGAACGTTATTTTGCTACTGCTGGATAAGGCCGAGTTGCTAGAATTGCAGGTGTCAATGTTTTTCTGCCAGTTTGACGACCCGGTGTATATCAAGGACACGAAGCTGGAGCTGATTTTCCTGCTCGCCAACGAGAGCAATATCTCACTTGTTCTGcgcgagctcgaggagtACGCTTTGGAGATCGACGACCAGATGGTGCGCAAGAGCATCCGTGCCATTGGAAACTTGGCCATTAAAATCCCGTCTGTGGCGGACCGCTCAATCGAAGTGCTTTCCGGACTTCTTGCCAGCTCGCTGCCCCACATTGTGCAGGAAGTGGCCATCATTTTAAAAGACATTCTTCGCAAATATCCTGGAAAATACCTCTATTTGATAGACCTGCTGGTGCAGAACGTGGATCTGCTTACCGACTCCGACTCCCGCGGGTCGTTTATATGGATTTTAGGAGAGTACTGCAACTCGATCCCCGGCTCGGCAGATattctccagaaactctACGCCAACTTCGATAACGAGCCAACACAGGTGCAGCTTACCACCCTCACTGCGTTGGTGAAGACGTATCTGTGCTTGCCATCCAAACAGACTGAGACCCTCGTACTGGACGTTCTACGCAAAACAACCGAGGAGGCCAACGAGCCAGATTTGCGCGAACGCGCGTTCTTTTACTGGCGTCTTCTTTCGTCCCATAAAGACATTAAGGACATCGTCAAACCCGTGCTGCCGATCATCGAGGTTTCCAGCGACAAGCTGCCACCAGAAATacttgaggagctggaactcAACATCGGATCGCTGGCTTCTATTTATTTGCGCCCTGTTCAGCAGGTGTTCCGTCTCAGCAAGCCCAGAAGACTTCCTGTCTCGCCTGCCCTCACAAGGACAGAGTCACGTGACTCCTCTGTCCCGTTTTCGAGTCCTGTCTCAAGAAACACTTCCGCTACGTCTGTGTATAAATAG